GACTGAAACAGGTCGCCGAGATTCGCGGGCCTGAAATTGTCAGCAGTCATTTTTCTGAGGATGGTACCTGTAAATGGGTGGTCAGGGTGACCAGTGGCAGTTGTGTAGAAACCGTTTACATCCCGGAAGGGGATCGTGGCACATTGTGTGTGTCTTCTCAGGCAGGTTGCTCGCTGGACTGCAGCTTCTGTTCAACGGGCAAGCAGGGTTTTAACTCGGATCTGACGGTCGCCGAAATCATTGGTCAGGTCTGGGTAGCAGCCCGGCACTTTGGTAACGTGCCTGCTAAAATCGATCGTCGCATTACCAATGTGGTGATGATGGGCATGGGTGAGCCACTCATGAACTTCGATAATGTGGTCGATGCCATGAATCTGATGATGGATGACTTTGGTTATGGTCTTTCCAAGCGTCGGGTGACACTGAGTACTTCCGGTGTGGTGCCCATGCTGCGCAAGCTGGGTGAAGTGACCGATGTGTCACTCGCGGTATCGCTGCATGCACCCAACGACGAACTTCGTAATGTGCTGGTTCCGATCAATAAGAAGTATCCGTTGGCTCAATTGATGGATGCTATTGATTTTTACATGAATTCACTACCGGACAACCGTCGTGTGGTGACGATTGAGTATACCTTGCTGGCAGGTGTGAATGATCAGCCTGAGCAAGCCGAACAGCTGATTGAGTTGTTGAAAGATGTGCCCTGCAAGCTGAATCTGATACCCTTTAATCCATTCCCTCATTCCGGTTACGACCGACCCAGCAATAATGCGGTTCGTCGTTTTCAGGAAAGAATGCAGGCTGCCGGTTTTAATACAACGGTACGCAAAACCCGTGGGGATGATATTGATGCTGCCTGTGGTCAGCTGGTGGGACAGGTGAATGACCGAACACGCCGAAGCCAGCGCTATATTGAAGCAAGGCAGCTGGAAGCCTGAATAAGCCCTGATAAGGCAGTGCTCTTTCTCAATAAGGTTGCACTGTCTTTTGCGGGCAATACTAATAATCAGGGGAGTAGCATGACTGCAAGAAGGAAGCCTTGTTCAGCTTTCATGTGTGCAATGCTGGCGGTTGTATTAACCGGTTGTGTGTCAACAGGTGGCCGGCAGACGGATGAAAATCAGGCTGTGCGTAGCTATATTGATCTCGCCAGAGGCTATGTGCAGGAAGGGTATACGGAGAATGCCATTAAGCCGTTGAACCGGGCTTTGGAAATTCAACCAGGTTCGTCTGATGTACATGCTATGTTTGCTCTCGTCTATCAGCTTCAGGGCGAGAACAGGTTGGCAGAACAATCGTTCCGCAAGGCGCTTTCTCTCAGTTCCGGCTCTTCTGAAATACACAACAACTATGGTGCATTTCTTTTCAGTCAGAACCGTTTGAGCGAAGCTTACCGTCAGTTTACACTGGCTGGAGATGATGTCCGCTATCCTCAGCGCAGTCGCGTTTTCGAGAATATGGGGCTGGTTGCACTGCAGCAGGGGCAGCGCGACAGGGCTCGGCAGAATTTTGAAAAATCCCTGAAACTGAATGCCAATTTACCCAGGGCCAGGCTTGAGCTGGCGTCTCTTTTCTATGAACAGGGACAGTACCCTCTGGCCTGGGAGCATTATCAGACATTTGTCACAATGTCGTCGCAAAATGAGCGTAGCCTGCAGCTGGGAATCAGGCTGGCAAGAGCTAACGGCGACAACAGCGCAGCAGCCCGTTATGCTGATGAGCTGCAGCGTTATTATCCCAACTCAAAAGCGGGGTGGGATTCCCGGAGTCGAAGCAGTTATGACTACTGACTTATTAGAAGCAAAGACCGAAACAGAAAGCGAAAGCCTCTTGGATGAAACAGTAAATGCCGATATTCAGTCGGCGCACGATCAAAAATCCGCTCAGGCAGAAGAAAGAGGTACCCTGTCTCCCGGTGAGAGGCTACAACGATCCCGTGAGATAAAAGGGCTGACACCGGAAGAGGTGGCGGACCTCCTCAAAATTCCTGCATCTTATATTGTTGCTATTGATCAGAATGCTTTCGATAAACTGCCGGGGCTGATGTTCGCCCGGGGGTACCTGCGAAGTTATGCCCGACTGGTAGAGCTTGATGCGGATGAAATTATCCATCACTTCGATCAGTTTACCGGTGACAACGGTAAGGAAACCCCCAGGCTTTCCGAGGGGAAGGATGTAGAAATTCGCCGCCATGTATCGCCGGTGGTGAGTGTTGGTGGAGTGGTCAGTATTGTTTCCATTCTGCTGGTGGTAGCTTTTAGTTATTACAACTGGGGCGGAGGACGCACCGATGCGGCTTCGGAAACGGACGTTGCAGAACTTGTAGCCCCATCGCTGCCTGATACTGCTGCTCTTCAGCCTGTGGCTGTCGAGCCAGAGATTTTGCCTCAGGTGACTGAGCCAGACCCTGCTGTTCTGATGCCTGATGACCTGGGTGAGCCCGTGGCTGATACTCGTCAAGACGAAATAGTTCCTGCAGAGGTCGTTGCGTCAGAGGCTCCGGTTCAGGAAGTCGTTAACCCGGTTGAGACTGTTAATCCGGTTGAGACTACAGCACAAGCAATTGTTCCTCCTGTGGAACCGGCACTGCCGGGTATGACGCATCTGGTGATTCGCTTTATTGAGGATTGCTGGATTCAGGTGCGTGATATGGCGGGTAAAAGTCTCTATACCGATGTGCAGAAAGCGGGTTCCAGTCTGGATCTGGAAGTGCCTGATACCATTCAGGTTCGGTTTGGTAACGTGGCGGGTGTGCAGTCGGTAACTTTCAATGGTGAACCGGTTGAGGTGAAGGCCTCGGAACCGGGTCGTAATGTGGTCAGTCTGGTGCTTGGCTCTGAAGATGCCGGTTAATCAGTATTTTGACTGTTATCATTAAGCCGGAACCGTTATAGTTGCTCCCTTTGTCCGACCGGCCTGTCTGGTTGGCATAGTTGAGGATTGAGAGGACGTCAGAAGTTGGCAAAGCAACTGAAAGCTATTCGTGGCATGAACGATCTCCTGCCAGGTCAGAGTCCGGCATGGCAGTATCTTGAAGGTAAGTTTCGGCAGCTGATGGCCCATTATGGCTACAGTGAAGTTCGTATGCCGATCGTTGAGCCCACTGATCTGTTCTGCCGTGGTATTGGTGCTGGCACCGATGTCATAGAAAAAGAGATGTACACCTTTAATGATCGCAACGGTGAAAGTCTTTCTTTACGCCCGGAATCAACCGCCAGTTGTGTGAGAGCGGCGATAGAACACGGGCTGCTTTATAATCAGGTTCAACGCATGTGGACGTCAGGTCCGATGTTCCGCTATGAGCGTCCTCAAAAAGGTCGCTATCGTCAATTTCATCAGTTTAGTGTTGAAACCTTTGGCATGGCCGGCGCAGATATTGATGCTGAACTGATTCTTCTCACTGCCCGCTTCTGGAAAGAACTGGGATTGACTGAGCATGTTCGGCTAGAGTTGAATACGCTGGGGACGCTGGAAGCGCGTAAGGCCTATCGTACCGCTCTGGTTGAATACCTGAGCCGCTACGAATCTGAACTGGATGAAGACAGTCAGCGTCGCCTGAGCATCAATCCGATGCGCATTCTGGATAGCAAAGATGCACGTACTCAGGAGATCGTAAAAGATGCGCCTGTATTGCAGGACTATCTTGATGACGAGTCCAGAGAGCACTTTGAAACCCTGAAAAGCAT
Above is a window of Endozoicomonas montiporae CL-33 DNA encoding:
- the pilW gene encoding type IV pilus biogenesis/stability protein PilW, producing MTARRKPCSAFMCAMLAVVLTGCVSTGGRQTDENQAVRSYIDLARGYVQEGYTENAIKPLNRALEIQPGSSDVHAMFALVYQLQGENRLAEQSFRKALSLSSGSSEIHNNYGAFLFSQNRLSEAYRQFTLAGDDVRYPQRSRVFENMGLVALQQGQRDRARQNFEKSLKLNANLPRARLELASLFYEQGQYPLAWEHYQTFVTMSSQNERSLQLGIRLARANGDNSAAARYADELQRYYPNSKAGWDSRSRSSYDY
- a CDS encoding helix-turn-helix domain-containing protein, whose amino-acid sequence is MTTDLLEAKTETESESLLDETVNADIQSAHDQKSAQAEERGTLSPGERLQRSREIKGLTPEEVADLLKIPASYIVAIDQNAFDKLPGLMFARGYLRSYARLVELDADEIIHHFDQFTGDNGKETPRLSEGKDVEIRRHVSPVVSVGGVVSIVSILLVVAFSYYNWGGGRTDAASETDVAELVAPSLPDTAALQPVAVEPEILPQVTEPDPAVLMPDDLGEPVADTRQDEIVPAEVVASEAPVQEVVNPVETVNPVETTAQAIVPPVEPALPGMTHLVIRFIEDCWIQVRDMAGKSLYTDVQKAGSSLDLEVPDTIQVRFGNVAGVQSVTFNGEPVEVKASEPGRNVVSLVLGSEDAG
- the hisS gene encoding histidine--tRNA ligase; translated protein: MAKQLKAIRGMNDLLPGQSPAWQYLEGKFRQLMAHYGYSEVRMPIVEPTDLFCRGIGAGTDVIEKEMYTFNDRNGESLSLRPESTASCVRAAIEHGLLYNQVQRMWTSGPMFRYERPQKGRYRQFHQFSVETFGMAGADIDAELILLTARFWKELGLTEHVRLELNTLGTLEARKAYRTALVEYLSRYESELDEDSQRRLSINPMRILDSKDARTQEIVKDAPVLQDYLDDESREHFETLKSILDAAGVQYVVNPTLVRGLDYYSRTVFEWITDSLGAQGTVCGGGRYDALVELLGGKPTPAVGFAMGIERLVLLLETLNLIPDSVSKTIDVAVVTRGEGVSGRAMPMLETLRNGLPELRMQVNCGGGFKGQMKRAYSSGADIALIIGEDELANHSVTVKPLNSDEPQQTMDVNAAIEYLQAK
- the rlmN gene encoding 23S rRNA (adenine(2503)-C(2))-methyltransferase RlmN, with the protein product MSETVGQSVSEVNEMAKTNLLGLSRSKMEAFFVSIGEKKFRAQQVLKWIHHERVDSFDDMTNVSKALRERLKQVAEIRGPEIVSSHFSEDGTCKWVVRVTSGSCVETVYIPEGDRGTLCVSSQAGCSLDCSFCSTGKQGFNSDLTVAEIIGQVWVAARHFGNVPAKIDRRITNVVMMGMGEPLMNFDNVVDAMNLMMDDFGYGLSKRRVTLSTSGVVPMLRKLGEVTDVSLAVSLHAPNDELRNVLVPINKKYPLAQLMDAIDFYMNSLPDNRRVVTIEYTLLAGVNDQPEQAEQLIELLKDVPCKLNLIPFNPFPHSGYDRPSNNAVRRFQERMQAAGFNTTVRKTRGDDIDAACGQLVGQVNDRTRRSQRYIEARQLEA